The Christiangramia flava JLT2011 genome has a segment encoding these proteins:
- the bglX gene encoding beta-glucosidase BglX, which translates to MSAFVGVTSFAQISEIKSSVDRVEEKVDSVLQKMTLEEKIGQMVQYNGSWDLTGPASDKGNKEKEDRVKKGMVGSMLNVLSVEATEQAQRLNMENSRMKIPMMFGYDVIHGYKTIFPVPLAETSSWDLEAMEESARIAALESAVDGVNWTFSPMIDVSRDARWGRIMEGSGEDPFLTSKVGEAKIRGYQGEDLSDPKTIAATAKHFAGYGFVEGGKDYNSGNIGIRELHNFILPPFKAAAKAGAATFMNSFNTIDGIPATASEYLQRDILKGDWNWDGFVVSDWGSIAELIPHGIAKDKTDAARIAVKAGSDMDMEGGAYESGLKSLVENGTINENILDDAVRRILRVKFKMGLFDDPYRYSDAGLASEFSTEDHLNTARDIARKSIVLLKNEQQLLPLKGDENIAIIGPLADDKDTPIGNWRAQGEKNSAVSVIEGFKNSDFSGSMSFEKGVALGKGERSFLMPLEIEKEDRSGISAAVEIAKNADKVILVLGEDAFQTGEGRSQADVSLAGLQKELMDKVFEVNKNIILVLINGRPIEVNWAAENIPAIVEAWQLGSESGNAIADVLLGKYNPSGKLPVSFPRNSGQEPLYYNHLNTGRPSNPQHVTYSHYTDVEDGPLYPFGFGLSYTSFEYAKPGISSASLTEDGTLTLKVSVTNTGSVKGKEVVQLYVKDLVAKIARPVKELKGFELVELEAGESKEISFEISSEMLQFYDGENWIAEPGEFEAMVGTNSAEVQSIKFELK; encoded by the coding sequence ATGTCGGCTTTCGTCGGCGTGACAAGTTTTGCTCAAATCTCTGAGATCAAAAGCTCGGTAGACAGAGTGGAAGAAAAGGTGGATTCTGTACTTCAAAAGATGACTTTGGAGGAGAAGATTGGCCAGATGGTACAATATAATGGCAGTTGGGATCTTACCGGTCCTGCTTCTGATAAAGGAAATAAGGAGAAAGAAGACCGGGTTAAAAAAGGTATGGTCGGCTCTATGCTAAATGTCCTTTCCGTAGAAGCGACGGAACAGGCTCAGCGTCTCAATATGGAAAACTCCAGGATGAAAATCCCGATGATGTTTGGGTATGATGTGATCCATGGTTATAAAACGATTTTTCCAGTCCCTTTAGCTGAAACTTCCAGCTGGGATCTTGAAGCAATGGAAGAATCGGCTAGAATCGCAGCGTTGGAATCGGCTGTAGATGGTGTAAACTGGACTTTTTCGCCAATGATCGATGTGTCTCGAGATGCCAGATGGGGACGAATCATGGAAGGCTCCGGGGAAGATCCGTTTCTAACTTCAAAAGTTGGTGAGGCAAAAATTCGTGGTTACCAGGGAGAAGATCTTTCTGATCCCAAAACCATTGCCGCTACTGCCAAGCACTTCGCAGGCTACGGATTTGTAGAAGGAGGGAAAGATTATAACTCCGGAAATATTGGAATTAGGGAATTACACAATTTTATTCTGCCTCCCTTCAAAGCTGCGGCAAAAGCCGGTGCGGCCACATTTATGAACTCTTTCAATACGATAGACGGAATTCCGGCAACAGCAAGCGAATACCTCCAAAGGGATATTCTGAAAGGCGATTGGAACTGGGATGGTTTTGTGGTTTCCGATTGGGGATCGATCGCAGAATTGATTCCGCACGGTATCGCAAAAGATAAAACCGATGCGGCCAGGATCGCGGTTAAAGCCGGAAGTGATATGGATATGGAAGGTGGTGCTTACGAAAGCGGACTGAAAAGCCTGGTTGAGAACGGAACTATTAATGAAAATATTTTAGATGACGCGGTACGTCGTATTCTGAGAGTTAAGTTCAAAATGGGCTTATTCGATGATCCTTATCGCTATTCCGATGCTGGTTTGGCTTCTGAATTTTCTACAGAAGATCATCTGAACACGGCTCGTGATATTGCCAGAAAATCGATTGTGCTACTGAAAAACGAACAGCAGCTTCTTCCTTTAAAAGGGGATGAAAATATTGCCATTATTGGCCCGCTGGCAGATGATAAAGACACACCGATTGGAAACTGGAGAGCACAGGGCGAGAAAAATTCGGCTGTTTCGGTTATCGAAGGGTTTAAGAATTCAGATTTTTCAGGGTCGATGAGCTTTGAAAAAGGAGTGGCATTAGGAAAAGGAGAAAGAAGTTTCCTTATGCCACTGGAGATCGAAAAGGAAGATCGTTCGGGAATTTCCGCAGCAGTAGAAATTGCAAAGAATGCAGATAAAGTGATCCTGGTGCTTGGAGAGGATGCTTTCCAGACAGGAGAAGGAAGAAGTCAGGCAGATGTTAGCCTTGCCGGTCTTCAGAAAGAATTGATGGACAAGGTATTTGAAGTAAATAAAAATATTATACTCGTACTGATCAATGGTCGACCAATTGAGGTCAACTGGGCTGCTGAAAATATTCCTGCTATTGTAGAAGCCTGGCAGCTGGGAAGCGAAAGCGGTAACGCGATCGCCGATGTACTTCTTGGAAAATACAATCCTTCCGGGAAATTACCGGTTTCATTTCCACGAAACAGCGGGCAGGAACCTTTGTATTATAATCATTTGAATACTGGTAGACCGTCGAACCCGCAGCATGTGACCTATTCACATTATACCGATGTGGAAGATGGACCTTTATATCCTTTTGGATTTGGTTTGAGCTATACCAGTTTTGAATATGCGAAACCTGGAATTTCTTCCGCAAGTCTGACCGAAGATGGTACCTTAACGTTGAAAGTTTCTGTAACAAATACAGGTTCGGTTAAAGGAAAAGAGGTGGTTCAGCTCTATGTTAAAGATCTGGTTGCGAAAATCGCCAGACCGGTAAAAGAACTGAAAGGATTTGAATTAGTCGAACTGGAAGCAGGAGAAAGTAAAGAAATCAGTTTTGAAATTTCTTCGGAAATGCTTCAGTTCTATGATGGTGAAAACTGGATTGCTGAACCTGGAGAATTTGAAGCGATGGTTGGCACTAATTCTGCAGAAGTGCAGAGCATAAAATTTGAATTGAAATAA
- a CDS encoding glycoside hydrolase family 16 protein — protein MKNLSIYLVSTFLGVFSLQLSAQEVILQEDFNGDSLNMDLWNYEEGDGCPNLCGWGNNERQIYNRDYVAVEDGKLVITAVKDGEKYFSGRITTKDKLEFQFGEIEFRAKLATGQGIWPAVWMLGADINEVSWPASGEIDMLEYVGKEPGMLYTSLHTPKRHADNANTQKTKIEGIEDGFHVYKVDWNKDFIEFFVDGTSVYKFEPESYDAETYPFRKKFYLLVNMAIGGNFGGPEVDDAIFPQKFYVDYIRVKQHAE, from the coding sequence ATGAAAAACTTAAGTATTTATCTCGTTAGTACATTTCTCGGTGTTTTCAGTTTACAGCTATCTGCACAGGAAGTGATCCTTCAGGAGGATTTCAACGGAGACTCTTTGAATATGGATTTATGGAACTATGAAGAAGGCGACGGCTGCCCGAATCTCTGCGGATGGGGGAACAATGAACGCCAGATCTATAACAGGGACTATGTCGCTGTGGAAGATGGAAAGCTGGTAATCACTGCGGTAAAAGATGGAGAAAAATATTTTTCAGGTAGAATAACGACAAAAGATAAATTAGAGTTTCAATTTGGCGAAATTGAATTTCGTGCGAAACTGGCAACCGGTCAGGGAATCTGGCCTGCGGTCTGGATGTTGGGGGCCGATATTAATGAGGTGAGCTGGCCTGCCAGTGGCGAGATCGATATGCTGGAATATGTGGGCAAAGAGCCGGGAATGCTCTATACGTCTTTGCATACTCCCAAAAGGCACGCCGATAATGCGAATACACAAAAAACAAAAATTGAAGGGATTGAAGATGGCTTCCACGTATATAAAGTCGACTGGAATAAGGATTTTATCGAATTTTTCGTGGACGGAACATCGGTTTACAAATTTGAGCCGGAATCGTACGACGCAGAGACCTATCCCTTCCGAAAAAAGTTTTACTTACTGGTAAATATGGCCATTGGAGGCAATTTTGGCGGGCCGGAAGTAGACGATGCTATTTTTCCGCAGAAATTTTATGTAGACTACATCCGGGTGAAACAACACGCGGAATAG
- a CDS encoding nucleoside deaminase: protein MLTPFTDDYFMKKAFEEAEAAYEKGEIPVGVVVVINDRIIARGHNLTETLNDVTAHAEMQAITAAAGFLGGKYLHNCTMYITLEPCQMCAGALYWSQISKIVFGASDSTRGYRKFGVQLHPKTEVKSGVLENECGELLKRFFIEKRNLN, encoded by the coding sequence ATGCTTACTCCGTTCACCGATGATTATTTTATGAAAAAAGCCTTTGAAGAAGCTGAAGCGGCTTATGAAAAAGGTGAAATTCCGGTGGGCGTTGTGGTCGTTATTAATGATCGCATTATTGCGAGAGGCCATAATCTTACCGAAACGCTGAACGATGTAACCGCCCATGCTGAAATGCAGGCGATTACGGCCGCTGCGGGTTTCCTCGGCGGTAAATACCTCCATAACTGCACGATGTACATCACGCTGGAACCCTGCCAGATGTGTGCGGGAGCGCTTTACTGGAGCCAGATCTCGAAGATCGTTTTTGGAGCAAGCGACAGTACGCGGGGCTATAGAAAATTCGGCGTGCAGTTACACCCAAAGACCGAAGTGAAATCGGGCGTTTTAGAGAATGAATGCGGGGAGTTGCTGAAACGTTTTTTTATTGAAAAGCGCAATCTGAATTAA
- the dxs gene encoding 1-deoxy-D-xylulose-5-phosphate synthase encodes MAENILNTIHSPRDLRRLDESELLQLSQELRKFIINIVATKEGHLGASLGVVELTIALHYVFDTPQDLLIWDVGHQAYGHKILTGRREIFETNRQLHGLSGFPKREESQYDAFGTGHSSTSISAALGMAIASKLQGELEKQHIAVIGDASIASGMAFEGLNHAGVTNANLLVILNDNAIGIDPSVGALKEYLTRAKIGHKPANDNIIEALNFNYFGPVDGHDLPGLISILKKLQQIKGPKFLHVITKKGKGLKKAEEDQIKYHAPGKFEPETGELLPKNQEGLPSKYQDVFGLTLVELAEKNEKIIGITPAMPTGSSLKYMMEAFPERAFDVGIAEQHAVTLAAGMATQGFSVYCAIYSTFLQRAYDQLIHDVALQDLPVIFCLDRAGLVGEDGPTHHGVFDIAYARCIPNLMIAAPRNETELRNLLYTVQEELEHPIMIRYPRGRGVLKEWKLPFEKIAIGKAEKLKNGDQIAVLSIGNMAENASEAIQKLKNPGAVAHYDMRFVKPLDLDMLKHIFSEFDQIVTIEDGVARGGFGSLVLETASELGYSGKISILGVPDTFISQGSVSQLQEIAKIDVEAIRQKLESML; translated from the coding sequence ATGGCAGAAAATATTCTGAATACGATCCATTCTCCACGAGATCTGCGAAGGCTCGATGAATCGGAGTTACTGCAGCTGAGCCAGGAACTTCGGAAGTTCATCATCAATATCGTGGCTACCAAAGAAGGTCATCTGGGTGCCAGCCTGGGCGTGGTGGAATTGACGATTGCGTTGCATTACGTTTTCGATACACCTCAGGATTTACTGATTTGGGATGTAGGCCACCAGGCATATGGTCATAAAATATTGACTGGGCGAAGGGAAATTTTTGAGACCAACCGTCAGCTTCATGGTTTGAGTGGTTTTCCGAAGCGGGAAGAAAGCCAATATGATGCTTTCGGAACGGGACATTCCTCCACCTCGATTTCTGCGGCACTGGGAATGGCAATTGCCTCGAAATTGCAGGGAGAACTGGAAAAACAGCATATCGCCGTGATCGGTGATGCCTCTATTGCCAGTGGGATGGCCTTTGAAGGTCTGAACCACGCCGGTGTTACCAATGCCAATCTACTGGTAATCCTCAATGATAATGCTATTGGAATTGATCCCAGTGTAGGAGCACTGAAGGAATACCTTACCAGGGCTAAGATCGGGCATAAACCGGCGAATGATAATATTATCGAGGCGCTGAATTTCAATTATTTCGGTCCGGTTGACGGGCATGACCTGCCGGGTCTGATCAGTATCTTAAAAAAGCTTCAACAGATAAAAGGTCCGAAATTTTTACATGTCATCACGAAGAAAGGAAAGGGCCTGAAGAAAGCGGAGGAAGACCAGATTAAATACCACGCTCCCGGCAAATTTGAACCCGAAACCGGCGAACTGCTTCCGAAGAATCAGGAAGGTCTGCCGAGCAAATACCAAGATGTCTTTGGTCTTACATTGGTGGAACTGGCCGAAAAGAATGAAAAAATCATCGGTATTACTCCCGCGATGCCTACCGGAAGTTCATTAAAGTACATGATGGAAGCATTTCCTGAAAGGGCTTTTGATGTGGGAATCGCCGAACAGCATGCGGTTACCCTTGCCGCAGGCATGGCAACCCAGGGATTTAGCGTTTATTGCGCTATCTACTCCACATTTTTGCAGCGAGCGTATGATCAACTGATACATGATGTAGCATTGCAGGACCTGCCGGTTATTTTTTGCCTGGATCGCGCAGGACTCGTGGGTGAGGACGGGCCAACCCATCACGGCGTTTTTGATATTGCCTATGCCCGCTGTATTCCCAACTTGATGATTGCAGCACCTCGAAATGAAACCGAGTTACGCAATTTGCTGTATACCGTCCAGGAGGAACTGGAGCATCCCATTATGATCAGGTATCCCAGGGGGCGCGGAGTGTTGAAAGAATGGAAACTGCCATTTGAAAAGATCGCTATCGGAAAAGCTGAAAAACTAAAAAACGGGGATCAGATCGCCGTGCTGAGCATCGGGAATATGGCTGAAAATGCTTCCGAAGCCATTCAGAAACTGAAAAATCCCGGTGCTGTGGCTCATTATGACATGCGTTTCGTCAAACCCCTCGATCTGGATATGCTGAAGCATATTTTTTCAGAATTTGACCAGATCGTGACTATAGAAGATGGGGTAGCACGAGGAGGTTTCGGAAGTTTGGTGCTGGAAACCGCCTCAGAATTAGGCTATTCAGGAAAAATTTCTATTTTAGGCGTACCAGATACGTTTATTTCCCAAGGAAGTGTCTCGCAATTACAAGAAATCGCAAAAATTGACGTTGAAGCTATACGGCAGAAGCTGGAATCTATGTTGTGA
- a CDS encoding DUF3078 domain-containing protein translates to MKLNFLLLSLLLFSLNSFAKPTDSLKVHVPNSLRLTEKESDTTVSDTMLVYWSEKNTFGVNLTEVAFVNWNSGGNNSVSALFYSSFERNYEKELTIWKNSASLRYGLNAQEGRQVRKTDDEIRFNSSFGFRADSTSNWYYSGKFSFNTQFAHGYKYPDRDTPISKFMAPGYSFLGVGSEYSDPVEDLTAYISPLTIKSTFVLDQRLANEGMFGVTPAKTDQLGNIIEEGENVRTEFGVLVTSEFRKEVWENINLDNQLSLYSDYLNNFGNIDVDWQLNVNMKVNKYVKANVGSHVRYDDDVKFKEDTNGDGKLETSGARVQLKQMLGVGLVYEF, encoded by the coding sequence ATGAAGTTAAATTTCCTATTACTAAGCCTCTTACTATTTAGCCTGAATTCTTTTGCGAAACCTACTGATAGCCTGAAAGTGCATGTTCCCAATTCCCTGCGCTTAACTGAAAAAGAGAGCGATACGACCGTTTCAGATACGATGCTGGTTTACTGGAGTGAAAAGAACACTTTTGGGGTCAACCTTACAGAAGTGGCTTTTGTGAACTGGAATTCCGGTGGTAATAACTCGGTATCAGCGCTTTTTTACTCGAGTTTTGAGCGGAATTATGAAAAAGAACTAACCATCTGGAAAAATTCAGCTTCTTTGCGTTACGGCCTGAATGCCCAGGAAGGGCGCCAGGTTCGTAAGACCGATGATGAGATCAGGTTCAATTCTTCGTTTGGTTTCCGGGCAGATAGTACCTCGAACTGGTATTATTCGGGAAAATTCAGTTTCAATACGCAGTTTGCGCACGGTTATAAATACCCTGATCGTGACACACCAATTTCGAAATTTATGGCGCCTGGCTATTCTTTTCTGGGGGTTGGAAGCGAATATTCAGATCCTGTGGAAGATCTCACAGCCTATATTTCTCCTTTAACCATCAAATCGACCTTTGTGCTGGACCAGCGGCTTGCCAATGAAGGAATGTTCGGGGTAACTCCTGCTAAAACTGACCAACTGGGCAATATCATCGAAGAAGGCGAAAATGTACGAACGGAATTTGGGGTACTGGTCACCAGTGAATTCCGGAAAGAGGTCTGGGAAAATATCAATTTGGACAACCAGCTCAGCCTGTATTCAGATTACCTGAATAACTTCGGAAATATCGATGTAGACTGGCAGCTGAATGTAAACATGAAAGTCAACAAATACGTCAAAGCCAATGTGGGTTCACACGTGCGCTATGACGATGATGTGAAATTCAAGGAAGATACCAACGGCGACGGGAAACTGGAAACCAGCGGAGCCCGCGTTCAGTTGAAGCAGATGCTCGGAGTGGGTCTGGTATATGAATTTTAA
- a CDS encoding deoxyguanosinetriphosphate triphosphohydrolase: MNWEQLLSLKRFGDKHKRLRKEQNETRLGFEVDYDRIIFSSAFRSLQDKTQVIPLSKTDFVHTRLTHSMEVSVVGRSLGRLAGQKILEKHPHLKDTFGYQMNDFGAIVAAAALAHDIGNPPFGHSGEKAIGEYFSHGNGKRFKNLLTDKEFQDLVKFEGNANGFRILTENRPGITGGLRLSYATLGAFTKYPKESLPHKPSRNIEDKKFGFFQSEKEIFQEIAEELGLHPTREGKDTGYTRHPLAFLVEAADDICYTIIDFEDGINLGLIDEDYALEYLIKLVKDNINTSKYNQLGNTADRLAYLRALAINTLIVEAADIFIANEEKILNGDFHESLFDKSSYEAQIKDIIKISIEKIYQSEEVISKEIAGYSMLSYLLDLYTRAILPERNEENSNFHKLLLKSTPKIAILDEKESVYEKLIGICSYVASLTDGLTVASFKKFKGDSV, encoded by the coding sequence ATGAACTGGGAACAGCTGTTATCACTCAAACGCTTCGGCGACAAGCATAAAAGACTTCGGAAAGAGCAAAACGAGACCCGCCTGGGCTTTGAAGTAGATTACGACAGGATCATTTTTTCTTCGGCTTTTCGCAGCCTTCAGGATAAAACCCAGGTTATCCCGCTTTCCAAAACTGATTTTGTGCATACCCGGCTCACGCATTCCATGGAAGTTTCCGTGGTTGGGCGTTCGCTCGGGCGGCTGGCGGGACAAAAGATCCTGGAAAAGCACCCGCATTTAAAAGACACCTTTGGGTACCAGATGAATGATTTTGGTGCCATCGTTGCAGCTGCGGCATTAGCACACGACATCGGGAATCCGCCTTTTGGACATTCCGGTGAAAAAGCCATTGGGGAATATTTCAGTCACGGGAATGGAAAGCGATTTAAAAATTTGCTGACCGATAAGGAATTTCAGGACCTGGTGAAATTTGAAGGCAATGCCAATGGTTTCAGAATTCTGACAGAAAACCGGCCCGGCATCACCGGCGGACTTCGCTTGTCATACGCCACGCTTGGAGCTTTTACCAAGTATCCGAAGGAATCCCTTCCGCATAAACCGAGCAGGAATATTGAAGACAAAAAATTCGGCTTCTTCCAGTCGGAAAAAGAGATTTTCCAGGAAATTGCTGAAGAACTGGGACTTCACCCTACTCGAGAAGGAAAAGATACGGGGTATACCCGCCATCCGCTGGCATTTTTAGTGGAGGCGGCAGATGATATTTGCTACACGATCATCGACTTTGAAGACGGAATTAACCTTGGACTGATTGACGAAGATTACGCGCTGGAATACCTGATCAAACTAGTAAAGGACAATATCAATACCTCGAAATACAACCAGTTAGGAAACACCGCCGATCGCCTGGCTTACCTGCGTGCCCTGGCGATCAATACGTTAATCGTGGAAGCGGCTGATATTTTTATTGCTAATGAAGAAAAGATCTTAAATGGCGATTTCCATGAATCTTTGTTCGACAAAAGCAGTTATGAGGCACAGATAAAGGATATCATTAAAATAAGCATCGAGAAGATCTACCAGAGCGAAGAGGTGATCAGCAAGGAAATTGCCGGTTACAGCATGCTATCTTATCTACTGGATTTATACACCCGAGCGATTTTGCCGGAACGCAATGAGGAAAATTCTAATTTTCACAAATTATTACTGAAATCGACTCCGAAAATCGCCATTTTGGACGAAAAAGAATCGGTTTACGAAAAACTGATCGGGATTTGCTCGTACGTGGCTTCTTTAACCGATGGATTGACGGTGGCCTCTTTCAAAAAGTTTAAAGGAGACAGCGTTTAA
- a CDS encoding ribonucleoside-diphosphate reductase subunit alpha: MYVVKRDGRKEPVMFDKITARVKKLCYGLNELVDPVKVAMRVIEGLYDNVTTSELDNLAAEIAATMTTSHPDYAKLAARISVSNLHKNTKKTFSEVMTDLYEYVNPRTEEKAPLISDEVYKVIMDNREKLDSTIIYNRDFGYDYFGFKTLERSYLLKINGEIAERPQHMLMRVSIGIHPDDLDAAVETYELMSKKYFTHATPTLFNAGTPKPQMSSCFLLTMQDDSIDGIYDTLKQTAKISQSAGGIGLSIHNVRATGSYISGTNGTSNGIVPMLRVFNDTARYVDQGGGKRKGSFAIYMEPWHADIFDFLDLKKNHGKEEMRARDLFYAMWMSDLFMKRVQEDGKWTLMCPHECPGLYDTYGDEFEALYTKYETENKGRKTIKARELWEKILESQIETGTPYMLYKDAANRKSNQKNLGVIRSSNLCTEILEYTSKDEVAVCNLASIALPMFIKNGEFDHKELFKITKRVTRNLNKVIDRNYYPVKEAENSNFRHRPVGLGVQGLADTFIKLRMPFTSDEAKKLNQEIFETLYFAAVSASMELAKEEGPYSTFEGSPISQGEFQYNLWGIKDEDLSGRWDWAKLRKQVMKNGVRNSLLLAPMPTASTSQILGNNEAFEPYTSNIYTRRVLSGEFIVVNKHLLEDLVARNLWNDDVKNAIMRNNGSVQDIDVIPEDLKELYKTVWEMSMKDIIDMSRQRGYFIDQSQSLNLFMENANYSKLTSMHFYAWKSGLKTGMYYLRTKSAVDAIKFTLEKETKKEPVAEAVAVKAAEKMQAQAVISAQAEEEGALSPEELRAIIAQSKESEGDDCLMCGS, encoded by the coding sequence ATGTATGTAGTTAAAAGAGACGGACGAAAAGAACCGGTGATGTTCGATAAGATCACCGCCAGGGTTAAAAAACTCTGTTATGGCCTGAACGAACTGGTAGATCCTGTAAAGGTCGCCATGAGAGTGATCGAAGGATTGTACGATAATGTAACGACCAGTGAACTCGACAATCTGGCTGCGGAAATTGCCGCGACCATGACTACATCCCACCCGGATTATGCAAAACTGGCTGCCAGGATTTCGGTTTCCAACCTGCATAAAAATACGAAGAAGACTTTTTCTGAAGTGATGACCGATCTGTATGAGTATGTAAATCCGCGTACTGAAGAAAAAGCTCCGCTTATTTCAGATGAAGTATATAAAGTGATCATGGATAATCGGGAAAAACTGGATTCTACGATCATCTACAACCGCGATTTTGGCTACGATTATTTCGGTTTTAAAACTTTAGAGCGCTCTTATTTACTGAAGATCAATGGTGAAATTGCTGAAAGACCGCAACACATGCTTATGCGGGTTTCTATTGGTATTCACCCTGATGATCTTGATGCGGCCGTAGAGACCTACGAGCTGATGTCTAAAAAATATTTTACACACGCTACCCCAACACTTTTTAACGCCGGAACTCCAAAACCGCAAATGTCTTCCTGTTTCTTATTAACGATGCAGGATGATAGTATCGATGGTATTTACGATACGTTGAAGCAAACCGCGAAGATCTCACAATCGGCTGGAGGAATAGGATTATCTATTCACAATGTGAGGGCTACCGGTTCTTATATCTCCGGAACCAACGGCACCTCTAACGGAATCGTTCCAATGCTTCGTGTTTTCAATGACACCGCGCGTTATGTAGACCAGGGAGGCGGAAAAAGAAAAGGTTCCTTTGCCATTTATATGGAACCCTGGCATGCTGATATTTTTGATTTCCTGGATCTGAAGAAGAACCACGGAAAAGAGGAAATGCGTGCCCGTGACCTGTTCTACGCGATGTGGATGTCTGATCTTTTTATGAAACGTGTGCAGGAAGATGGAAAATGGACGCTGATGTGCCCGCACGAATGCCCTGGACTGTACGATACATACGGAGACGAATTTGAAGCCTTGTATACCAAATACGAAACTGAGAATAAAGGCCGTAAAACGATCAAAGCACGCGAACTGTGGGAGAAAATATTAGAATCTCAAATTGAGACCGGAACTCCGTACATGCTGTATAAAGATGCAGCGAACAGGAAATCGAACCAGAAGAACCTGGGAGTGATCCGTTCTTCCAACCTTTGCACGGAAATCTTAGAATATACCAGCAAAGATGAAGTGGCTGTTTGTAACCTGGCTTCCATCGCGCTGCCGATGTTCATTAAAAACGGCGAATTTGATCACAAAGAATTGTTTAAAATTACCAAGAGGGTGACCCGCAACCTGAATAAGGTGATCGATCGCAACTACTACCCGGTAAAAGAAGCTGAAAATTCCAATTTCCGTCACCGTCCTGTGGGACTAGGTGTTCAGGGACTTGCCGATACGTTCATTAAACTGAGAATGCCATTTACTTCAGATGAAGCTAAAAAACTGAACCAGGAGATCTTCGAAACTCTGTATTTCGCTGCTGTTTCGGCTTCCATGGAACTGGCAAAAGAAGAAGGACCGTATTCCACTTTTGAAGGTTCACCGATCAGCCAGGGTGAATTTCAGTATAACTTATGGGGAATTAAAGACGAAGACCTTAGCGGAAGATGGGATTGGGCGAAATTGCGTAAGCAGGTGATGAAAAACGGAGTTCGCAACTCCCTGCTTCTGGCACCAATGCCTACCGCTTCGACTTCACAGATACTTGGAAATAATGAAGCTTTCGAACCTTATACTTCCAACATCTACACCCGCCGAGTACTTTCCGGAGAATTTATCGTGGTAAACAAACACCTGCTGGAAGACCTGGTAGCACGCAATCTTTGGAACGACGACGTGAAAAATGCCATTATGAGAAACAATGGTTCTGTTCAGGATATTGACGTGATCCCGGAAGATCTGAAAGAACTTTACAAAACCGTGTGGGAAATGAGTATGAAAGACATTATCGATATGTCTCGCCAGCGCGGATATTTTATCGATCAGTCACAATCGCTTAACCTGTTCATGGAAAATGCCAATTACAGCAAGCTCACGTCCATGCATTTCTACGCCTGGAAAAGCGGACTCAAAACCGGTATGTATTACTTAAGAACGAAAAGTGCTGTAGATGCTATTAAATTTACGCTGGAAAAAGAAACTAAAAAAGAACCGGTTGCTGAAGCTGTAGCAGTAAAGGCTGCTGAAAAAATGCAGGCCCAGGCCGTGATTTCAGCCCAGGCTGAAGAAGAAGGAGCTTTGTCTCCTGAAGAACTACGTGCCATCATCGCCCAAAGCAAGGAAAGCGAAGGAGATGATTGCCTAATGTGCGGTTCATAA